A window of Candidatus Poribacteria bacterium genomic DNA:
GCATCGTATCAAGCGTCCTTGAGAAGGGTGATTTCTTCGCTGAGGCGAAAAAAGCAATTGATATTGCACTTGGATTGGATCCGGATTGTGCGCCGGCGCACCTTTTGCGTGGGTATAACCACATACTCTCTGCCTACCGTAACGGTGATGACACAAAGGCGGGATTGGAGTCTGTTTACAAAGCCCTCGTCATTGGAATTCAGGGCACGCAGCTCGCACAAGCATATTTTTGTATTGGACTCGCGCACCGCGCAAACGGGGACGAGACCTTGGCACGTGAATCCTTTGCGAAGGCGATCGCTGCTGACGCAAGGTATATGCCGGCGCAGTTGGCTAACATAGCATAGGAGAAAAATAAAAATGAAGTATGATAGTGTTTTATTGGTTGCATTTGGCGGTCCGACACCCGGATGCTGTAAAAAATATAATAACAATACCTGTCCTGGTGAAGCCTACTGCTTTGTTGAAGGAATTGCCGGGGAGGCAGAATCTCAAAGAGAACGCGTAAAAGACATCTCAGCACATTACGTAAAATTGGGCGGATTTTCACCTTTCAACGAATTGACCTTCAAACAAGCTGCCGCATTAGACGATGCGTTGCGTGCGCGTAATCTGCCGCTTCCTGTCTATGCTGGATTTAGACATTGGAACCCCTACTTAAAGGAAGTCATCGCAGAAATGACACAGAAGGGATACCGTAAGATACTCGGCATCATCATGGCACCACACCAGTCCAAAGTCAGTTGGGAATGGTATCAGCAAACGGTCCAAGATGGAATTGATGCACTGGAGGGTGAGAAGCCTACTGTTGATTACCTTGAGCCGTGGTACACACACGAAGGCTATGTCGGTGCTATCGCTGAAATCATTAAAACCGCGTGTGGTGACAAATTAGCGCGTGCTGAGCTTGTTTTTACAGCGCATGCAATTCCACAGGTCTCCGCGGACACCTCACCCTATACACAACAGTTCGCAAAAACAGGTGAGGCAGTCGCTCAAAAGATCAGAAAAACTCGGTTCGGTTTGGCATACCAAAGCGAAGTGGAAAACAGTCCGATACCGTGGACACAACCGGATATCAACGACTGGCTTAAAGCCCGAAAAAACGATGGTGTTGATACCGTTGTCGCCTCGCCTATCGGTTTCCTCTGTGACCATGTTGAAGTACTCTATGACTTAGACATAGAAGCGACTGAAACGGCGGAGGCGTGCGGCATTGATTTTATTCGGGCGGGAACGGTCGGTGCGCATCCGAAATTTATCGGCATGTTAGCAGACTTTGTATGTGAAAAATCTGCGGAGTGAGAGTGAAGGTCGAACGGACTCGTTTGACTGTGATGCTCTTGTGCTCTTGTTCATGCTGGATACGGATTGGAAGTTTTAAATGAAGAACCTGGATTGAGAGTTCTCATGTCGAAAAACTCAGTTAGAAAGCGTGCAATTGTTATTGGGGGCGGTATTACAGGGTTAGCCGCGTGCTATCGCTTGCAACGCGAGGCAGCACAACGCGATATTCCGCTTGACCTGATACTCCTTGAAGCAAGTGAGCGTGTCGGCGGCGTTATTCAAACTGAACATCGCGACGGTTTTCTCATTGAGCACGGACCCGATGCATTTATTTCAACGAAACCGTCGGCAAAGGCTTTATGTGAGGAACTCGGTATCGCAGATCAACTCATCGGTACTAACTCAAAGGTCCGGCGGAGTTTTGTAATCCGCAATGGAACGTTACATCCTGTCCCGGAAGGCTTTTATATGATGGCACCGGGTTCTTTCATGCCATTCCTAAAAAGCCCGCTCTTTAGTTGGCACGGCAAATTGCGAATGGCATTCGATCTCTTTATTCCGCGTAGGGAAAGAGATACGGATGAAGCCGTAGCGCACTTCGTCAGGCGGCGCCTTGGCACCGAAGCCTTCACACGGATGGCACAACCTATGATAGGAGGCATTTACACCTCGGATGCCGAAAATTTAAGTCTCAAGGCGACCTTTCCAAGATTCTTAGAGATGGAGAAAACGCACGGGAGCATCATCAAGGCACTGCGCGCACAAAAAAAGCAGGCAGCCGAAACCAGCCGAGACACGAGTGGACCGCGCTATAGCCTCTTTCTCTCTTTTAAATCTGGAATGCAGACCTTGATTGATAAGCTTACTGAAGCCGTATTCGACAGTATTAGGTTAAATGCCCGCGTAGAACATATTCAACAAACACCTGATGATAACGGGTGGATCGTTTCCCTTGCCAATGGGGAAACGCTAAATTCAGAACTCCTCTGCATCGCCCTTCCAACACCACAAACGGGGACACTTGTCCAAGACGTATCAAAGCCACTTGCCACAAAACTTGATGCTATCCCTTATGCTTCCTCGGCAACGGTTAACTTCGCTTTCCGCCGTTCAGACGTTACGCATCCATTGAATGGTATGGGATTTGTCGTCCCAGCTACGGAAAATCTATCTCTTATCGGATGTTCCTTCAGTAGCGTTAAATTTGAAAGCCGTGCGCCTGCTGAACATGTTCTGTTACGTGCCTTTGTTGGCGAACCTACGTCTAAAAAAAGTGAAACAGAACTTATTGAGTTATGTCAAGCGGACTTAACACCACTTCTCGGATTCAAAAACGCTCCACAGTTTGCTATCGTTAGCACGCATTCACAGGCGATGGCACAGTATCAGGTGGGACACCAAGACCTTGTCAGTGATATAGAACGGTTCGCGAATGGATTACAAGGATTCGCACTTGCAGGAAACGGTTATCATGGGGTTGGCATTCCAGACTGTATTCGGAGTGGAGAGGCAGCAGCCCTTTCACTCTTAGATACACTGTGAGGGTGTGATGGATTTTACGATGGCGCGCCGAGGCATAGTCGTTGTATGTTTGGGGTTATGTGGATATGTATTGGTGACATTAAGTAGCAAACTTGCGCCCCGCGCTGAAAACACTAAAGATCGCGTGGCGGAAGCATATCAAGGATTTCAGGAAGGGAAATGTAAAAGCTGCCATCCTGCAATCTGGCGGGAGTGGGAAGGTTCGATGCACGCGAAGGCGTGGGTTGATGAAATCTATCAGGAGGTCGCAAGTCAAGTTCCGGACAGAGAGACAAAATGTGACCAGTGTCATGCTCCGCAACCGATTCTCATCACGGGTGTAGGAAAGATGCCGGAACTCAGGACTGAACACCGGGAAGCAGGCGTTTCATGCCTCGTCTGCCATCTCGATGCTGAAGGTGCGATGCACGGACCACAAGCAAGCGCAGAGACCTATTTCCACGCCAACGTGACCGATCCCATCTATACAGCACCAACAACACTCTGTAGTACTTGTCATGGTCAGCCAACTGTCCCTGAGCATGACCAAGTTTCCAGTTTTCTAAATAGTAAATTCGCTGAAGATGATAAAAGTTGCGCGACGTGTCACATGCCGATTGTGAATCGGCTACAAAGCACAGCTAGTTATGAAAGCATTAAAGGCAGGAAACACACGTGGCGCGGAAGTCGTAGTGTCGCACAACTCAGACGTGCTGCGGCACTTCAACTTGAGATCACGCCTGAAAAGGTAAATGTGAAACTTCAGAGCAAGACCGGACACATTTTACCGGGTGGGACATTGCGTACTATTATGCTTGAAATGGTGCAGCTCACTTCAGAGAATGGTGTACGTCAGAAGAAACGAGTCTCAATTTCTGCTGGAGAAGAAAATCGGCTTCTTCCAGATGAAAACAGAATTTATGTTTTCGACACACCATCCAGGGTACCCGGCGACACAATTACAGTTCGCCTCATGTATCAATTGACACCGAAAACACCGGAATCCGAGTGGATATTGATGGCAGAGAAAAATCACGTTGTGCCTTGAGACACTAAGTGTTCATATTCGGTAATGAATCGAGACCGAGCAATCGTTTTAGGGTCGGTGTCGCGCGGGATACAACCGCCTCTGATACTAATTCAAGATGTGCTTGCTGCGGTTTCAGGATGGAGCGACAGAAAAAACCGAGTAACCCAACACGCGTTTCATTCGTTCTATTTTCTGAGGATCCGTGCCATATTGCCCCGTTGACAATTAAAACGGAACCCCGTGGTCCACAAATCTGCAGCTCGTCGGCATATTCCACACCCGGTTCAGGTAATGCCTCGAGCCGCCGATGGCTCCCCGGGACACAACTGGTTGCTCCATTTTCAAGTGTAAAATCATCCAGAAACCATACGCTGTTAGCAACCATAGGGAAGTTTGGACGCGGTGTGGGAAGTCCTGATAATGGGTAATCAATATGGAGACCGGTATCAGGCGCGCCTGGATAAAGCACATTTACGGTAAAGGAGCTCAGTGTGCAATCCGCGCCGAGTAGATACTCCATAGCGGCAAGCATTTTTGGATGTTGAATGGTTTCTTCAAACATCTCGCCTTTGTCAATGAGATTCCAGACGCGTTGCGCGCTGTCATTGGCAAGATATGTGTGCCCCTTGCCGGCTTTTTGTTCCGCCTCAGCGAGTGCCAAAGCACTTTCTCGAAGCTGCGCTGTTGTGTCTGGAGGTATCAGACTTTCGAGAAGCAGAAAACCGTGCTGATCCAGTTGATTCTTTTCAGATTCGGTCAAGACAGTCATGTTTTTCTCCGATGCTATTTTTTCTTGACAGTTTAAGCGTTTTCTGGTAATATGTCAAATAGATTGTAAATTTCTGCTTAAAGAGGTGGAAATTTTCAGCCAGAATTCCGATTTTGATTTGACATATTTTGTAAATTGTGGTATTATAATAAGCGGACTGCAATTTAATCTGATGATATACCAATGCGGCGGGAACAAATTTACCGATTGCATAAAAAATCACGTAACTGCAGGACGATTTTGTTACCGGTTTCGTCCGTGTAACACTCATGTCTCTAACACGTAATGATTAAATGCTTGCTTAATTTTGCCACTTTTTGATAAAATAAATAATAGAAAAATTCCCGCAAGGTTGAACATGGAAGTTAGATGCCGCTTTCCATCTATTTTTGACCTGTGCCGTATGCTACACGAACCCTATCCTACGGCTACATCCGTATCGGGAAATTTTAATGCTCGTTGGTAGGATGTTAATTGGATGGGCAAACATCTACCCCGGACGTCTTTTTTGTATTCTCGCTTGCCCATCTAAGAAACTCAGTACTTAGTCTTGCGAGCGCGCAGACTTAACGAGGAGGATGAGTTAATGAAAAAACGAACACTCGTTTGTTTTTTGATTTTTACACTGTGTGTTTTTTACACTTCAATTCCGAACACGGTTTTCGGGCAGGAAGCGGAAGCCTCTCTCGCTGTCAAGGTACGTGACAAATACATTGATTTGTTTCAGCGTGACGATGTTAAGGCACTTCTGCCAGAGATTTTGAACGGACTTAAGACAGCAGAGGTTGATGATATCGGTGGTACCATTGATTTAGCTATCAGTCTTATTAACGCTGGGTCGGCCGCAACCCTGCAGACGGTCGCTCAAGGACAAGGGATCATACTAACAGACGACCATATAGCACTTCTGTCAGATCCAGATGTCCAAGCGTTACTGCAAGATGAAGACGTTAAAACATTGCTTCAAGATCCAGTAGCAATTGACGAACTTGCAGGGTTGTTGTTGCCGCCTCCGTCAACCGATGAAGAGACGACTCCATCAACGGATGAGGAAACCACTCCGTCAACCGATGAAGAGACGACTCCATCAACGGATGAGGAAACCACTCCGTCAACCGATGAAGAGACGACTCCATCAACGGATGAGGAAACCACTCCGTCAACCGATGAAGAGACGACTCCATCAATGGACGAGGAAACCACTCCGTCAACCGATGAAGAGACGATTCCATCAATGGACGAGGAAACCACTCCGTCAACCGATGAAGAGACAACCCCACCAGATGAAGTTATACCCCCGCCGGTAACAGCTCCAATGGCAGATCCAATTCCTTCGATAATGCCTACAAATGAAGCACTTTTGGGCAAATCTCGGCTTGGTGGACTCTCGCATAACACGATCTCCGGAAGGAAATTTGTGCAGGATCTTTTCATGGTGGCTACCGGACAACCGATTGAAAGTTTAGCAGGTTTCGGACTCACTCAAGACGCATTGGTTGCAATGGTGGTTGAAGAGATTGCTAAGTTGGTCGGACAAGAAATTCCTTTCCCAAAAAATCAGATCCTGAATCTTCTAGCTGATCCCGATATCCGAATTTTCGCTGGAAAATTAGGGGAAACGGATTTAGAACAAGGTTTAGACCCCGAGAATTTTGGGAACGCGATTACACCTCTGCCGCTTGATCTTATCTATGATGATAGGATGGGTGACAAGACCGACCCGAATCGAAAATATCTGACTCGCAATAATTTGAATCTTTACGTTCGCGTTCCGCTGCCAGCATCAAATATCGGTGGTGTTACGTTTCAGTCCAGTGACGGAACGCTGCAAGCAAAGGGTCGGTTGGTTGGTGATCCGACGGTCCTGGGTTCAGAGTTGATCCGCCATACCTTCCGATTGGAAGAGGCTCTTGCTGCTACTAACTTACCGGCATGGCCCGCTCTGGAAGATAGTCTTGAGCAGCTTTTTGAAGAGGTTACCCTCGTCCACCATTATGGACTGAATGGGGATCCTGTTGAGCATCCCATGGATCCTATATTCGGACCAAATGGCGTTGTTTGGGAAGCTGAGATAGGGGTCGTACCAGGTAGTAGTTATTATTACTTTCATGTGACGCTTGCTGACGAGTTAACTCTGGAAGTTTTGGATCGCGAAAAACTCGCAGCCCTTGCTAAGGAAACATTGGCTGGTAATCTCGCCACAATATCAGAAGTCCTGAGTGCAACAAAAACCTATCCGATTCGTGAGTGGTCGATGCCAGACCCGCGCAATCTCCAATTAACGAATCGTGGGATTCTTGAGGAATTATTTGATGACAATTTCAGGGCAGTATTCAACACAGCTGTGGGTTCGATAATTACAGAGTCCTTGGCAAGTGGTCAATTACCGTCTCCACAACAGTTGCTGAACGCACTTGGAAAACATCGATGGAGACTTCAGAATATACTCCTGCGTAATGCTAACAGAGTGACAACAGAATTTGAGGAATCGTTTGATCCGATGTTGTCTTCTGTTTTCACTATCCCAAAGGTCAATCCGGAATATGGGTCACTCTGGGTTCCTGAAACTCAGTTCGATAATATTCCCGATGGCAACTATTTTTTGGGTGCTGTTGTCCATGATGTGAATGGGAACCCCTTAGATTTAATGCAAGGTGAGTTCACCGTTGATACCAGTGCACCAGAAGCCGATGTTGAAATCAGTTCAGGTGTCAACACAGTCGGTTATGAAAACGACGAAGGTGTTTACGTTGCCACTTCCTTGGAACCGGGTGCTGCTACCTTGACAGTCACAGGTGTACCGGGATTAAAACCAAGTGATAGAGTTGCACAGGCTGAAGGATATCTCGTTTATCAAATAATTGGGTTGAATGAAGACGGAACACCCTATCTCGGTGATCCATCGCTCCAACGCCCGAACACTTGGATGCCGCTAACGCCTGAGGCTACCCTGCTTGCCTCGACGATATGGGATCAAACCATAGCGCAACTTGTAGGTCAAAATGTTCTTCCTGAGGAGATTGAATTTGGTGGTGTAACTGTACCGACCCAAACGCTAACCTTAAACACGGTATTAGCTTTCCTTGGGACACCTCTTGGACTTGGGTTCCTACAAGACAATTTAAACCCGTCTCTTGAGGACTTAGGCGAATTGCTAAATATGCACCTGCAATTGGACGCTGATGTAGCGCAATCGCTCGTTGACGTTTTAGGAGTAACGGTAGACATCGTTAATGCTGTGCCAATCACTTATGGCGAGCCGCCAAATGGTAATAGTTTGATGATGCTTGCACAATTGGGTGAAGATGTCCTCGCAGGGGATTATGGGATTCGCGCAATGGGGATTGATACGCTCTTCAATGTAAGTTCTCATACTGCGCCAACACATCTCAGGATTGTTTATTCAAGTGATCCTGCACATCAGGACCGTGCAAGCGTAACGTTTGTTGTGGTTGGTGATTGTAACTTGGACGGCGATATGGATGACCTCTTTGAAAGTGGTCCTGTCGGTAACGTCACAATCTTCAACAATACCACAGAAAATGTTGTCTTAACTGTTACAGTTGACCATCGCTCACCACATCCTGCCGCCGTTATGGTGCAGTACATGGATGCAAGTGGCGCATGGCAAAACATCGGCGAACTTGATCTCGCAGGAACCCAAACAGGTTCAACATTGGAGATCGGTTGGAATGTCTCTGATTTTGAAGCATTGTTGGGTGGCAATGAGATGAGCCAGGTAATGGTTCGCGCTGTGGCAACCAACGCACTGCAAATTACAGATGTCAATCCGATGCAGGGTGTCATCAACTTAGATGCCGGTATTTGTCCGTTAGATCCTGAGGTTGTTGGAATTACGGTGGCTCCAGTTCCCCCGACTGTTACTAACCCGGATAGTGGTGGACGACAAGGCACACTCATGCTTACTGCGTATACACCGAGCCGGACTTCTACTCCTATTAGTTCTGTCCGCTTGGCTGCCACGGGTCCTCAAGCTGCTGAATGGGTGATTGAAAGCAGTGAAACTGCTGAGCACATTGAGGGTCAAGAACTTGCTGACCTCCTTGGTGATCTCGTCAACACTGTGGGACCTGACAAACCAGTTGTCTCTGTCAATACTACCT
This region includes:
- the hemH gene encoding ferrochelatase, coding for MKYDSVLLVAFGGPTPGCCKKYNNNTCPGEAYCFVEGIAGEAESQRERVKDISAHYVKLGGFSPFNELTFKQAAALDDALRARNLPLPVYAGFRHWNPYLKEVIAEMTQKGYRKILGIIMAPHQSKVSWEWYQQTVQDGIDALEGEKPTVDYLEPWYTHEGYVGAIAEIIKTACGDKLARAELVFTAHAIPQVSADTSPYTQQFAKTGEAVAQKIRKTRFGLAYQSEVENSPIPWTQPDINDWLKARKNDGVDTVVASPIGFLCDHVEVLYDLDIEATETAEACGIDFIRAGTVGAHPKFIGMLADFVCEKSAE
- the hemG gene encoding protoporphyrinogen oxidase, translating into MSKNSVRKRAIVIGGGITGLAACYRLQREAAQRDIPLDLILLEASERVGGVIQTEHRDGFLIEHGPDAFISTKPSAKALCEELGIADQLIGTNSKVRRSFVIRNGTLHPVPEGFYMMAPGSFMPFLKSPLFSWHGKLRMAFDLFIPRRERDTDEAVAHFVRRRLGTEAFTRMAQPMIGGIYTSDAENLSLKATFPRFLEMEKTHGSIIKALRAQKKQAAETSRDTSGPRYSLFLSFKSGMQTLIDKLTEAVFDSIRLNARVEHIQQTPDDNGWIVSLANGETLNSELLCIALPTPQTGTLVQDVSKPLATKLDAIPYASSATVNFAFRRSDVTHPLNGMGFVVPATENLSLIGCSFSSVKFESRAPAEHVLLRAFVGEPTSKKSETELIELCQADLTPLLGFKNAPQFAIVSTHSQAMAQYQVGHQDLVSDIERFANGLQGFALAGNGYHGVGIPDCIRSGEAAALSLLDTL
- a CDS encoding multiheme c-type cytochrome — encoded protein: MDFTMARRGIVVVCLGLCGYVLVTLSSKLAPRAENTKDRVAEAYQGFQEGKCKSCHPAIWREWEGSMHAKAWVDEIYQEVASQVPDRETKCDQCHAPQPILITGVGKMPELRTEHREAGVSCLVCHLDAEGAMHGPQASAETYFHANVTDPIYTAPTTLCSTCHGQPTVPEHDQVSSFLNSKFAEDDKSCATCHMPIVNRLQSTASYESIKGRKHTWRGSRSVAQLRRAAALQLEITPEKVNVKLQSKTGHILPGGTLRTIMLEMVQLTSENGVRQKKRVSISAGEENRLLPDENRIYVFDTPSRVPGDTITVRLMYQLTPKTPESEWILMAEKNHVVP
- a CDS encoding phytanoyl-CoA dioxygenase family protein: MTVLTESEKNQLDQHGFLLLESLIPPDTTAQLRESALALAEAEQKAGKGHTYLANDSAQRVWNLIDKGEMFEETIQHPKMLAAMEYLLGADCTLSSFTVNVLYPGAPDTGLHIDYPLSGLPTPRPNFPMVANSVWFLDDFTLENGATSCVPGSHRRLEALPEPGVEYADELQICGPRGSVLIVNGAIWHGSSENRTNETRVGLLGFFCRSILKPQQAHLELVSEAVVSRATPTLKRLLGLDSLPNMNT